Proteins encoded in a region of the Deefgea piscis genome:
- a CDS encoding protein-glutamate methylesterase/protein-glutamine glutaminase, producing MIKVMVVDDSAVIRQVVSAVLNATVDIRVIDSAPDPVYALEKMKKNWPDVLVLDVEMPRMDGITFLKQLMSERPTAVVVLSSLTTQGSVTAIEALRAGAAQVLAKSSLGVKQALLDDAASLVSAVRAAARAKVALLKPKPDTPPIIVRPKLTADVVIAPPTQGAMLQTTERIVLLGASTGGTQALEEVLKKLPRTCPPIAIVQHMPPNFTESFANRLDQLCDIDVREAKHGDRLLPGLALIAPGGKHLMIKRSGAQYLVDVVDGPLVSRHCPSVDVLFRSGAKFAGRNAIGVIMTGMGDDGAKGLKEMQDAGAKTYAQDENSCVVFGMPKEAIKLGAADEVLPLSRISSVISA from the coding sequence ATGATTAAGGTCATGGTGGTGGATGATTCGGCGGTAATTCGTCAGGTGGTCAGTGCAGTTTTAAATGCAACTGTAGATATTCGCGTGATTGATTCAGCGCCTGATCCGGTTTATGCCCTCGAAAAAATGAAGAAAAATTGGCCCGATGTCTTGGTGCTCGATGTTGAAATGCCCCGCATGGACGGAATTACGTTTTTGAAGCAGCTGATGAGTGAGCGGCCAACGGCGGTGGTGGTTTTATCCTCGCTCACCACACAAGGATCGGTCACTGCGATTGAGGCGTTGCGTGCAGGGGCGGCGCAGGTGTTGGCCAAATCTAGTTTAGGGGTAAAGCAGGCGCTACTGGATGATGCCGCAAGTTTGGTCAGTGCGGTTCGAGCCGCAGCACGGGCCAAAGTGGCGTTGCTAAAACCCAAGCCAGATACGCCGCCGATTATTGTGCGGCCTAAATTAACTGCCGATGTGGTGATAGCACCACCGACTCAGGGCGCGATGCTGCAAACGACAGAGCGTATTGTCTTACTCGGGGCTTCAACGGGTGGCACGCAGGCTTTGGAAGAGGTGTTAAAAAAACTCCCTCGTACTTGCCCACCGATTGCGATTGTTCAGCATATGCCACCTAATTTTACTGAATCATTTGCGAATCGTTTAGATCAGTTGTGCGATATCGATGTGCGCGAAGCCAAGCATGGTGATCGATTATTGCCAGGTTTGGCGTTGATTGCGCCAGGCGGCAAGCATTTGATGATTAAGCGCAGTGGCGCTCAGTATTTGGTGGATGTTGTTGATGGACCATTGGTGAGTCGACACTGCCCATCGGTGGATGTGTTATTTCGTTCGGGCGCTAAATTTGCCGGGCGCAATGCCATTGGCGTGATTATGACGGGGATGGGCGATGATGGCGCTAAGGGCTTAAAAGAAATGCAAGACGCCGGTGCAAAAACCTATGCCCAAGATGAGAACAGCTGCGTGGTTTTTGGTATGCCGAAAGAAGCCATTAAATTGGGGGCCGCCGATGAGGTGCTGCCATTGTCGAGAATTTCTAGCGTGATCAGCGCTTAA